GCTGCGCAGCACGTACCTGCCCCCCGCCTGAACGTCGGTCCCTTGGCGGCGACCCGCTGACGGTCGCCGTCTCTCTGACGGTCGAGGCGCCAACTCCCCGTGAATCGGGGGGATCGTCCGTGGCACTGCCTCTGGCACGGTGGCTGCACAACCCAGCTCCGTGATTCCCATCTTCCAGAGCGTGGCCCTGACCCACCGCGCGCTCGACTATCACCTCGAGCGGCAGAACGTCCTGGCCTCCAACGTCGCCAACGTCGACACCCCCGGCTTCCGCCCGCTCGAGCTCGTCCGCGAGGACGTGCCCGAGGCCGAGCAGGGGACGCTGCGGCTCGAGACGACGAACGCGGCCCACGTCGGCCACCAGGGCGACGCCGCCCGCCCCTTCGTGCTCACCGAGTCCGAGGAGCAGGTCGTCAACCCCGGCAACGACGGCAACGCCGTCTCGCTCGAGCGCGAGATGAGCAAGGTCGCCGCCAACAACATCCGGTACGAGGGCGCGGTTCGGATCGTCCGCAGCCAGCTCGGCCTCCTTCGCTACGCCGCCAACGACGGCCATTGAGGACAGAGACCATGAACTTCTTTTCCGCCATGGAGATCGCCGCTTCCGGCCTGGGCGCGCAGCGCACCCGGATGAACGTGCTCGCGAGCAACCTCGCCAACGCGCGCACCACGCGCACCGAGGACGGCCAGGGACCGTACCGGCGCATGGACCCCGTCTTCCGCGCGGTCCCGGTCGCCGAGCGCTTCGAGGAGCTGCAAGGCGACGCGCACGCGCAGAACGCCTTCGTCGTCGAGGTGCCGGAGATTCGCCAGGACGACGGCCCGCCCCAGCGCATCTACGAGCCGAGCCACCCGGACGCGGACGACGACGGCTACGTCGAGATGCCCAACGTCAACGTCGTCGAGGAGATGGTCAACATGATCACCGCCTCTCGAGCCTACGAGTCCGGCGTCACCGTGATGCAGAGCCTCAAGAGCATGGCCAAGAGCGCCATCAGCATCAGCGGCTGAACCCCCTTCTCAGAAAGCCCCTCCGATGACCGCCCCCATCAGCAGCAACATGACGAGCTTCGCCGCGACGCTTCAGCGCGCCGACGCCACCGTCCAGCCGCGCGAGGTCCAGACGCCGCAGGCGGACTCGCTGCGGATCGGCGAGGGCGCGCAGCGCGTCCAGGCGCCCGAGGGGCCGAGCTTCGGCGACCGCGTCGAGCAGCTCCTCGAGCAGACCAACCAGGTGCAGGTGAACGCAGAGCAGGCCTCGGAGGCTTACGCCAACGGCACCCGCAACGACATGCACGGCACGATGATCGCGCTCGAGCAGGCCGACATCAGCTTCCGGCTCGTCAGCAACATCCGCAGCCGGCTCGTCGACGCCTACCGCGAAGTCATGCGGATGGGGGCCTAGTCGATGGAAGAGCTCAAGCAGCGCTTCGCGGCCTTGCAAGAGAAGTGGAAGGCGCTCGAGACGCGCGTCCGCCTCGGCGCCCTCGCCGGAGTCGGCGTCGTCATCGCGGGGGCGATCCTGTTCTTCGCCCACGGGAGCAACCCGGACTACGGGATCCTGTTCTCGAACCTCTCGCAGGAGGACGCCGCGCGCATCGTCGAGCGCCTCCGCGGCCTCAACGTCGAGTACGAGCTGGGCGAGGGCGGCACCACCATCCTCGTGGCGGAGGACGCCGTGCACGAGACGCGGCTGACGCTGGCCAACGAGGGCCTCCCGAGCGGCGGTGGCGTGGGCTTCGAGCTCTTCGACACCCAGCGCTTCGGTGAGAGCGACTTCTCCGAGCAGGTGCAGTTCCGGCGCGCGCTCGAGGGCGAGCTGGCCCGCACCATCCGCCACCTCGCGGGTGTGGAGAGCGCGCGTGTGCACCTCGTGTTGCCCGAGCGCCGCCTCTTCACCACCGACGAGAGCGAGGCGAGCGCGTCGGTCGCGCTCCACATGAACCCGGGCTGGCGCCTGCGCGAGGACCAGGTCCAGGGCGTGCAGCACCTCGTGGCGTCCAGCGTCCAGGGCCTCGCGCCCGGCAACGTCACGGTGGTCGACGGCGACGGCCGGCCGCTCAGCGAAGACGGCGCGGAGTCGGGCGAGGCGGTCGCCAACGCCGAGGATCTCCGCCACCAGATCGAGCAGAGCAAGCAGCGCGCGGTGCAGCAGCTCCTCGACGCCTCGCTCGGGCCCGGCGTGGCCATCGTGCGCGTCAGCGCCGAGGTGGACATGTCCCGCGAGGAGCACCTCCAGGAGACCTACGACCCGGAGCGGATCGCGACGCGCAGCTTCGAGATCACCGAGGAGCGCAGCGCGGAGGCCGAGGGCGACGCGCAGGGCATCCCCGGCGCGGCGTCGAACCTGCCCGGCGGCGCCGCGGCGGAGGCGACGGCCGGTGAGAGCGCGGCCGGGCGCCGTCACGAGCGCCGCAACTACGAGGTCACCAAGACGGTCCGCCGCGCCTTCCGGCCGGTCGGTCGCCTCACGCGCCTCACGGTCGCGGTGGTGGTCGACGGAACCTGGGACGGCGAAGGCGACGCGCGCAGCTACACCGAGCGCGACGCGGACGAGCTGACGCGGATCCGCGCCCTCGTGTCCACCGCCGCGGGCATCAGCGCCGAGC
The Sandaracinaceae bacterium genome window above contains:
- the flgB gene encoding flagellar basal body rod protein FlgB, giving the protein MIPIFQSVALTHRALDYHLERQNVLASNVANVDTPGFRPLELVREDVPEAEQGTLRLETTNAAHVGHQGDAARPFVLTESEEQVVNPGNDGNAVSLEREMSKVAANNIRYEGAVRIVRSQLGLLRYAANDGH
- the flgC gene encoding flagellar basal body rod protein FlgC; amino-acid sequence: MNFFSAMEIAASGLGAQRTRMNVLASNLANARTTRTEDGQGPYRRMDPVFRAVPVAERFEELQGDAHAQNAFVVEVPEIRQDDGPPQRIYEPSHPDADDDGYVEMPNVNVVEEMVNMITASRAYESGVTVMQSLKSMAKSAISISG
- the fliE gene encoding flagellar hook-basal body complex protein FliE, with the translated sequence MTAPISSNMTSFAATLQRADATVQPREVQTPQADSLRIGEGAQRVQAPEGPSFGDRVEQLLEQTNQVQVNAEQASEAYANGTRNDMHGTMIALEQADISFRLVSNIRSRLVDAYREVMRMGA
- the fliF gene encoding flagellar basal-body MS-ring/collar protein FliF gives rise to the protein MEELKQRFAALQEKWKALETRVRLGALAGVGVVIAGAILFFAHGSNPDYGILFSNLSQEDAARIVERLRGLNVEYELGEGGTTILVAEDAVHETRLTLANEGLPSGGGVGFELFDTQRFGESDFSEQVQFRRALEGELARTIRHLAGVESARVHLVLPERRLFTTDESEASASVALHMNPGWRLREDQVQGVQHLVASSVQGLAPGNVTVVDGDGRPLSEDGAESGEAVANAEDLRHQIEQSKQRAVQQLLDASLGPGVAIVRVSAEVDMSREEHLQETYDPERIATRSFEITEERSAEAEGDAQGIPGAASNLPGGAAAEATAGESAAGRRHERRNYEVTKTVRRAFRPVGRLTRLTVAVVVDGTWDGEGDARSYTERDADELTRIRALVSTAAGISAERGDEVTVENVAFAGGPREEPAAHPDDFIAVYEPWLPYAAAAALLLLVLIGAFVFWLRRKKRLKAEKEAEEARKLRVLEARARGEEVDEDDLDALPAPTPVAELGAGEEDDIDGYGDDVNAVLADYEQLRVLALEVARRDPELAARVVRGWLADDVKAQKKAEESQEAA